In Stieleria varia, one genomic interval encodes:
- a CDS encoding FHA domain-containing protein, translated as MVIGRAPDCEVAIADSRVSRKHCMIRVDGDRVLIRDLSSRNQTFVNKKALTAEVDYQLFHHSIIQVGKHAFRTSIRDAESGKPVSELEPADGRTPAPPDTETIHGSDLLNELDRLASELHVPQTVADHPANMSTISDELPIGDNEDTPETIEPVGQAAAMQTDTPHQLPGAKLDSKSEPDSKSKPEPDLHSTGHTKLPEHLRPKGPKDSQAAAENALRNLFK; from the coding sequence ATCGTTATCGGTCGAGCCCCCGATTGCGAGGTTGCCATCGCCGATAGCCGTGTAAGTCGCAAACACTGCATGATTCGTGTCGACGGCGACAGAGTCCTCATTCGCGATCTCTCCAGCCGAAACCAAACGTTTGTCAACAAAAAGGCTCTCACGGCTGAGGTCGATTACCAACTGTTTCACCACAGTATCATCCAAGTCGGCAAACACGCATTCCGCACGTCGATCCGCGACGCGGAATCGGGCAAACCTGTTTCGGAGCTGGAACCCGCTGACGGCAGGACACCTGCTCCCCCAGACACCGAGACGATCCACGGATCAGACCTGCTCAATGAGCTGGATCGCCTCGCCTCAGAACTCCACGTCCCGCAAACGGTCGCGGATCACCCCGCAAACATGTCCACCATCTCGGATGAGTTGCCAATCGGTGACAACGAGGACACCCCTGAAACGATAGAACCAGTCGGTCAGGCAGCAGCGATGCAGACGGACACGCCGCATCAGTTACCAGGTGCAAAGCTGGACTCGAAATCCGAACCGGACTCGAAATCCAAACCAGAACCGGACCTCCACTCAACGGGTCATACAAAGTTGCCCGAACACTTGAGGCCCAAAGGCCCCAAGGATTCTCAAGCCGCTGCGGAAAACGCGCTGCGAAACTTGTTCAAGTAA
- a CDS encoding sensor domain-containing diguanylate cyclase/phosphohydrolase, translated as MIDSNAPMGPIPTATPESNLFVDAEAGHQHVHSLLAQLQDDSHGPSQSRAGQSEAKVENQLAVVRLGMATSLFYSLRTKHPATAAHSLRVALFCSGWAERLGLAGDQRDRIEVAALLHDIGKIGIPDRVLRKPGKLTVDEQLMMDLCPEMGCQILAGCTSDQELLDIIRYGNTWYESRRHGEGPRGDALPLGSRMLAIVNAFDAMTTEHVYRPALSRDRAIVELVRGSGGQFDARLVADFGRMLEDHPEMLQGVVVNRWLQQLRPGTSQGFWTGNADRTDSSSKSGQGTVLRRETHFNKQLLHTLKDGVAFTDAEGNVTEWNDALASMTGVSADAMLGRQWSISAIGLRDADRDEDTEQLCPLKQCFQSSGSVKRPMLIEQPGEEIIPVHVEVSPVRGDVPGTLGTVIVVHDLSDREHLQKRLESLDQQTKTDGLTNVANRAHFDATLDELTAITSAGGPTFSLVICDIDHFKRINDVHGHPAGDEALKTFASVLASHSRDGDLVARYGGEEFCLLAANCDNSTAAKRAEALRIALEHMPIPSLGGEQLTASFGVTEFQSGDSPETVLARADRALLKAKDNGRNRVVQLGLGKMSEISDDDSSKHSWLSWFTGGAKNSIDQVDILTPVPIDLAIEKLRGFIADHDAEIINVSENQLSLKLTATCTIGGRRRIDSQIAMHVKLTLSNPQPEEQLLKKMQPGTNTKVHVEMKPIRNRDRRRRELEACSQQVVASLRSYLMGEVLRRSQSTDLT; from the coding sequence ATGATCGATAGCAACGCACCCATGGGACCGATCCCAACCGCGACGCCCGAGAGCAACCTTTTTGTGGACGCCGAGGCGGGGCATCAACACGTCCATTCTCTGCTGGCGCAACTCCAAGACGATAGTCACGGGCCGTCTCAATCTCGAGCTGGACAGTCTGAGGCAAAGGTCGAAAACCAGCTCGCCGTCGTTCGCCTGGGAATGGCGACATCACTCTTCTATTCGCTCCGAACCAAGCATCCGGCAACGGCGGCACACAGCCTCCGCGTCGCCTTGTTCTGCAGCGGGTGGGCGGAACGCTTGGGACTCGCGGGCGATCAACGGGACCGAATCGAAGTCGCCGCGCTGCTGCACGATATCGGCAAGATCGGGATCCCCGACCGAGTTCTGCGTAAACCAGGCAAGCTGACGGTCGATGAGCAATTGATGATGGACTTGTGCCCCGAAATGGGCTGCCAAATCTTGGCCGGTTGCACGTCCGACCAAGAACTGCTGGACATCATCCGCTACGGAAACACATGGTACGAAAGCCGACGACATGGCGAAGGCCCCCGGGGCGACGCGTTGCCTCTGGGATCACGCATGCTGGCGATCGTAAACGCGTTCGACGCGATGACGACGGAGCATGTTTATCGTCCCGCCTTGAGTCGCGATCGCGCGATCGTGGAACTCGTGCGTGGCAGCGGAGGTCAGTTCGACGCTCGCTTGGTCGCCGACTTTGGACGCATGCTGGAGGATCACCCCGAGATGCTGCAGGGAGTCGTGGTCAACCGCTGGTTGCAACAACTGCGCCCAGGAACATCTCAAGGTTTCTGGACCGGCAACGCCGACCGAACGGACTCGTCATCCAAATCAGGCCAGGGAACGGTCCTGCGTCGTGAGACTCACTTCAACAAACAACTCCTCCACACTCTCAAAGACGGCGTCGCATTCACCGATGCGGAAGGCAACGTGACCGAGTGGAACGATGCCTTGGCCAGTATGACAGGTGTCTCCGCTGACGCGATGCTGGGCCGCCAATGGTCCATCAGCGCTATCGGTCTTCGCGATGCGGACCGAGACGAGGATACGGAACAGCTTTGCCCGTTGAAGCAGTGCTTTCAATCGTCGGGCTCTGTCAAGCGCCCGATGCTGATCGAACAACCCGGCGAAGAAATCATTCCCGTGCACGTAGAAGTCTCACCGGTTCGCGGGGATGTTCCGGGTACCTTGGGCACCGTGATCGTCGTCCACGATCTTTCCGATCGCGAACACCTGCAGAAACGACTTGAGTCGCTCGATCAACAGACGAAGACTGATGGCTTGACCAACGTCGCCAATCGAGCACACTTCGACGCCACACTGGATGAACTGACCGCGATCACATCGGCCGGCGGACCGACGTTCTCGCTCGTCATCTGCGATATCGATCACTTCAAACGAATCAATGATGTTCATGGTCACCCGGCGGGCGACGAAGCACTCAAGACATTCGCGTCGGTACTGGCAAGCCACAGTCGTGACGGTGATCTCGTTGCCCGATACGGCGGCGAAGAGTTCTGCCTGCTCGCTGCCAATTGTGACAACTCCACCGCAGCTAAGCGGGCCGAAGCGTTGCGTATCGCACTGGAGCATATGCCAATCCCAAGCCTGGGCGGCGAACAGCTGACGGCAAGTTTTGGTGTCACCGAATTCCAGTCCGGCGACTCCCCGGAAACCGTCCTGGCCCGTGCCGATCGTGCGTTGCTAAAAGCCAAAGACAACGGTCGCAATCGCGTCGTCCAATTGGGACTTGGCAAGATGTCCGAGATCTCCGATGACGACTCAAGCAAACATTCATGGTTGAGCTGGTTTACCGGCGGTGCAAAGAACTCGATCGATCAAGTCGACATCTTGACCCCCGTTCCCATCGACCTAGCCATTGAAAAGCTGCGTGGTTTCATCGCCGACCATGACGCTGAAATCATCAACGTGAGCGAAAACCAACTCTCGCTCAAACTGACCGCCACTTGCACCATCGGCGGTCGACGACGCATTGACTCGCAAATCGCGATGCACGTCAAACTGACGCTCAGCAACCCCCAACCAGAGGAGCAACTGCTCAAAAAGATGCAGCCAGGGACGAACACGAAAGTTCACGTCGAGATGAAACCCATTCGCAACCGCGATCGTCGACGTCGAGAGCTGGAGGCTTGCTCCCAACAAGTGGTCGCAAGCTTGAGAAGCTATCTGATGGGCGAAGTATTGCGGCGCAGCCAGTCGACAGACTTAACGTAA
- a CDS encoding RNA polymerase sigma factor, whose translation MSLSEIDRLLLERCLAGAPRAWQDFVDRFLGLVVHVAKHTASSRNLSIDESTRDDLVAEVFLTLVANDYAVLRRFRRNSSLATYLTVISRRVIARRLTSSLNGSTQAIAQPAAMADHRGPVTRLENREEVQSLLTRLDPDEADVVRMYHLEGKSYHEISLAVGMTENSIGPLLSRARAKMRDGQV comes from the coding sequence GTGAGTCTTTCTGAAATCGATCGCCTGTTGTTGGAGCGATGCTTGGCGGGTGCTCCGCGCGCCTGGCAGGATTTCGTGGACCGATTCTTGGGGCTGGTCGTCCACGTTGCAAAACACACCGCGAGCAGTCGCAACTTGTCGATCGACGAATCCACCCGTGACGATTTGGTCGCAGAAGTCTTCTTGACCTTGGTGGCAAACGACTATGCCGTGCTCAGACGTTTTCGCCGAAACTCGTCCCTGGCGACTTATTTGACAGTTATTTCCCGGAGAGTGATCGCGCGGCGGCTAACGAGTTCTCTCAACGGGTCCACTCAAGCAATCGCTCAGCCAGCGGCGATGGCGGACCACAGAGGGCCGGTGACGCGGCTCGAAAACAGAGAAGAAGTGCAAAGTCTGTTGACACGACTGGATCCAGACGAAGCCGATGTGGTGCGAATGTATCATTTGGAGGGCAAGAGTTACCATGAAATCAGTTTGGCCGTCGGTATGACGGAGAACAGCATCGGTCCGCTGCTCAGTCGTGCACGCGCTAAAATGCGAGATGGCCAAGTCTGA
- a CDS encoding Gfo/Idh/MocA family protein, whose translation MPKSEPSDEPSVKSPSGASSTRPLTQSASRRGFIKGGSLMLAGGALGNALAVAQNAHAFGSDEIRVALVGCGRRGTQSAIAALGKSAQQSTSGGRVVLIAMADVFANQLQSAYRTIKGQCGDHVDLDDRRFVGLDAYQQVMQTDADVVLLATPPAFRPLHFAAAVDARKHVLMEKPVANDAAGVREVLAAGQLATQRNLACSVGFTHRQDPIYQQVIAKIHDGAIGDPVFARAYCNAGPIRLSPRRRGETELEYQLRNWNHFPWLGGDFLVEQHVSGLDIINWALSATPRTAQGQGGWMSRDERMEGQVFDHHSVEFAYSPSLRLLSQCRRSVGCWNSVSEHLHGTAGYADLTTGRLFRSDGDVLWKADDGGQKVDPTERHQASFFAALRRGERPNEIEQGAQSTLTAIMGRVATVTGKLVRWDDLAKSTDRELDVTTLTSMLQSPPCQPDEQGHYPDKSPVSRGTSSGRRPV comes from the coding sequence ATGCCAAAGTCCGAACCATCTGACGAACCATCCGTCAAATCACCCTCTGGGGCGTCGTCGACGCGTCCCCTGACTCAGTCGGCGTCACGCCGTGGGTTCATCAAGGGCGGCTCGCTCATGCTCGCCGGCGGTGCATTGGGCAACGCACTGGCGGTGGCGCAAAACGCCCACGCGTTTGGCAGCGATGAGATTCGTGTGGCGTTGGTCGGTTGTGGTCGACGGGGCACACAGTCGGCGATCGCAGCTTTGGGCAAATCCGCTCAGCAATCCACCTCCGGCGGACGCGTCGTCTTGATTGCCATGGCGGATGTCTTTGCCAACCAACTGCAATCCGCCTATCGAACCATCAAAGGACAATGTGGCGACCACGTCGACCTGGACGATCGACGTTTTGTCGGATTGGACGCATATCAACAAGTCATGCAAACGGATGCTGATGTTGTCTTGTTAGCCACCCCGCCCGCTTTTCGTCCGCTGCATTTTGCCGCTGCGGTGGATGCGCGGAAACATGTGTTGATGGAAAAGCCGGTTGCGAATGATGCCGCCGGTGTACGGGAAGTTTTGGCCGCTGGCCAGCTTGCGACACAACGCAATTTGGCGTGTAGCGTGGGATTCACCCATCGACAGGATCCGATCTATCAACAAGTCATTGCGAAAATCCATGACGGCGCAATCGGTGATCCCGTCTTCGCCAGAGCCTACTGCAATGCCGGGCCGATCCGATTGTCGCCACGTCGACGCGGCGAAACCGAACTGGAGTATCAGCTTCGCAACTGGAACCACTTCCCCTGGCTCGGCGGCGATTTCCTGGTCGAGCAACATGTCTCGGGGCTGGACATCATCAATTGGGCATTATCGGCAACCCCGCGAACGGCGCAAGGCCAGGGCGGATGGATGAGCCGCGACGAACGGATGGAGGGACAAGTCTTTGACCACCACAGTGTCGAGTTCGCTTACTCGCCATCGTTGAGGCTGTTGAGCCAATGTCGCCGGTCCGTGGGATGTTGGAATAGTGTCAGTGAGCACTTGCACGGGACTGCGGGCTATGCGGATTTGACCACAGGCCGACTGTTCCGCTCTGACGGTGATGTCCTGTGGAAAGCAGACGATGGTGGGCAAAAGGTCGACCCCACCGAGCGTCACCAAGCGTCGTTTTTCGCTGCTTTACGTCGCGGTGAGCGTCCCAATGAGATCGAGCAAGGAGCCCAAAGTACGTTGACGGCGATCATGGGACGCGTGGCAACCGTCACCGGTAAATTGGTCCGCTGGGATGACTTGGCCAAGTCCACGGATCGCGAGTTGGACGTCACAACCCTGACATCGATGCTGCAGTCGCCGCCTTGTCAGCCGGATGAGCAAGGACACTATCCGGACAAGTCGCCTGTCAGCCGCGGAACATCGTCCGGCCGCCGCCCCGTTTAG
- a CDS encoding AMP-binding protein yields the protein MIWYVLGGLAAIVLCLIVLAIVSPRKFMRVVMRPMLAMAYRKRVVGVENLPAEGGCLLVSNHVSFIDGILILWMLPRNVRFVVDGGNFKGKILEWIAAAFDTIMMTASPKSIGRAIKGAREGLNNGDVIGVFAEGTITRNSQLQGFRPGLTKMIKGTDAPIVPVWLDGMWGSIFSFSEGKFFFKWPKKFRRKLTLYVGKPMPTDTPVDLVRSQVQDLGSQADIERRADLPNLASDVIRSWRENKSRLQVADSSGVEVRGREALIRALVLRRVLRREVLTGEDKFVGLLLPPSVGGVLANIALAFDRRVAANLNYTVSSEVINHCIADVGIKKVLTSEKFMSKVDLKVDAELVMLESIPSKVTKWDKLVSFVQAVCFPQWLLKRVLGLHRIDPDDILTVIFTSGSTGMPKGVLLSNANVSHNVEAIRRAVKLDHHDTILGVLPFFHSFGYSITLWGAQTLGPSGVYHFNPLDSRQVGKMAERYGVTVLLGTPTFLRGYLKRVEPKQFEKLDVVIVGAEKMPAELFDSFEKKFGVRPVEGYGATELSPLVSVNVPPSRSPARYQPDRVEGSVGRPMPGVSARVISPDTGEELPAGEDGMLLITGPNVMKGYANQAEKTAEAIHDGWYTTGDIAHVDDMGFLHITGRLSRFSKIGGEMVPHVRIEEALAGAMAEGEDDEEVRVCVTAVPCDKKGERIVVLHKETGKSIDALREHLKAEGLPNLFIPAADAFHVVPEIPMLGTGKLDLKAAKELAAKLESD from the coding sequence ATGATTTGGTATGTTCTCGGTGGCTTGGCCGCAATCGTTCTGTGCTTGATCGTCCTGGCGATCGTCTCCCCGCGCAAATTCATGCGGGTCGTGATGCGGCCCATGCTCGCGATGGCGTACCGAAAACGCGTCGTCGGAGTCGAAAACCTCCCCGCAGAGGGTGGCTGTTTGCTGGTCAGCAATCACGTCTCTTTCATCGACGGTATCCTGATCCTGTGGATGTTGCCACGCAACGTTCGCTTCGTCGTCGACGGAGGCAATTTCAAGGGAAAGATCCTTGAGTGGATCGCCGCTGCGTTCGACACGATCATGATGACGGCGAGTCCCAAGTCGATCGGCAGAGCGATCAAGGGAGCTCGCGAAGGGCTGAACAACGGTGACGTGATCGGTGTGTTCGCGGAAGGAACCATTACTCGCAACAGCCAACTGCAGGGGTTCCGTCCCGGATTGACGAAGATGATCAAAGGCACGGACGCTCCGATCGTACCGGTTTGGCTGGACGGTATGTGGGGCAGCATCTTTAGCTTTTCCGAAGGCAAGTTCTTTTTCAAATGGCCCAAAAAATTTCGTCGCAAACTGACGCTTTACGTCGGAAAGCCGATGCCGACGGACACGCCCGTCGACTTGGTTCGCTCTCAAGTACAGGACTTGGGATCGCAAGCCGACATCGAACGACGAGCTGACCTACCCAACCTGGCCAGCGATGTCATTCGCTCCTGGCGGGAAAACAAATCGCGACTACAAGTGGCCGACTCATCGGGCGTCGAAGTCCGCGGACGAGAAGCTCTGATTCGAGCCTTGGTGCTGCGACGAGTCCTGCGACGTGAAGTCTTGACGGGAGAGGACAAATTCGTGGGTTTGCTGTTGCCGCCCAGTGTCGGTGGCGTGCTGGCCAACATCGCGCTTGCCTTCGACCGCCGCGTCGCTGCCAACCTAAACTACACCGTGAGCAGCGAAGTCATCAATCATTGCATCGCTGATGTCGGGATCAAGAAGGTGCTGACGAGCGAGAAATTCATGAGCAAGGTCGATCTCAAGGTCGACGCTGAATTGGTGATGCTGGAGTCGATCCCGTCCAAAGTCACGAAATGGGACAAGCTGGTTTCCTTCGTTCAAGCCGTTTGCTTTCCTCAGTGGTTGCTCAAACGCGTGTTGGGGCTGCATCGAATCGACCCCGACGACATCTTGACCGTGATCTTCACCAGCGGCAGTACCGGAATGCCCAAAGGCGTCTTGCTGAGCAACGCAAATGTCAGCCACAACGTCGAAGCCATCCGGCGTGCCGTCAAGTTGGATCACCACGATACGATTCTCGGCGTCTTGCCATTCTTTCACTCATTCGGATACTCGATCACGTTGTGGGGCGCTCAGACGCTGGGCCCCAGCGGCGTTTATCACTTCAATCCACTCGATTCACGCCAAGTCGGAAAGATGGCTGAACGCTACGGCGTCACGGTGCTGTTGGGCACACCAACGTTTTTGCGTGGATACCTCAAGCGCGTCGAACCAAAGCAGTTTGAAAAGTTGGATGTGGTGATCGTTGGTGCGGAAAAGATGCCGGCCGAATTGTTTGATTCCTTTGAAAAGAAATTTGGCGTTCGTCCGGTCGAAGGCTACGGGGCAACGGAGTTGAGCCCACTGGTGTCGGTCAACGTACCGCCGAGCCGATCGCCGGCAAGGTATCAGCCCGATCGCGTCGAAGGATCAGTAGGACGTCCAATGCCGGGCGTTTCCGCGCGAGTGATTTCACCCGACACGGGCGAAGAATTGCCTGCAGGTGAAGACGGAATGCTGTTGATCACCGGACCCAACGTGATGAAGGGCTATGCCAATCAGGCAGAGAAGACGGCCGAAGCGATCCACGACGGATGGTACACGACCGGTGACATCGCTCACGTGGATGACATGGGGTTCCTGCACATCACAGGACGACTGAGCCGCTTTTCAAAGATCGGTGGCGAAATGGTCCCGCATGTTCGAATCGAGGAAGCGTTGGCCGGTGCAATGGCCGAAGGAGAGGACGACGAAGAAGTTCGCGTTTGCGTGACTGCTGTTCCTTGCGATAAGAAGGGAGAACGGATCGTGGTCCTGCACAAAGAAACTGGCAAGAGCATTGACGCATTGCGAGAGCACCTCAAAGCAGAAGGCTTGCCGAACCTGTTCATTCCCGCGGCGGATGCATTTCACGTCGTCCCGGAGATCCCAATGCTGGGCACCGGAAAGCTCGACCTCAAAGCGGCAAAGGAACTCGCCGCGAAACTCGAATCCGATTGA
- a CDS encoding DUF2513 domain-containing protein: protein MRRDHKLVRKVLEFVEERGSRVFKGAISIEGYERDQIVHHIYLLVSGGFIELGQETLANRGPLVLTWKGCDFLDQLRAREGKA, encoded by the coding sequence ATGAGGCGAGATCACAAGCTGGTACGTAAAGTCTTGGAGTTCGTCGAAGAACGCGGCAGTCGCGTGTTCAAAGGTGCGATCAGTATCGAAGGCTACGAACGAGATCAAATCGTTCACCATATCTATCTGCTCGTCAGTGGCGGATTCATCGAGCTTGGACAAGAAACGCTCGCCAATCGCGGTCCTTTGGTCCTGACCTGGAAAGGCTGCGATTTCTTGGATCAACTGCGTGCCCGTGAAGGCAAAGCCTGA
- a CDS encoding AAA family ATPase: MSNVLRIALVDPNDSTREMLKAMLLGMDTVWLEADCSRYEFFSDIIEQTAPDVGVVTLDSDEDRAIALVERLSKEAKDTVILAASESTDGHLILRTIRSGAREFLTLPVTKDDLAAALGRVSQQKFGTADGGGRSCEVIAIAGATGGVGTTSASVNLGCILASDSRNSVALLDLDLALGDADVFLDAIPDYTLADVVQNISRLDIQLLKQSLTKHSSGLYLLPRPVELHDTASITDESLRKVIGLLKASFSHLIIDLSKTYSPVDMAAIEAASRVILMTQLDLPCLRNVVRLMMSFEEIEGLQSKVEIVVNRAGLESGQISLKKAKETLGREVYALLPNDYRTMVEVRNNGVPLITQAPKAAITQAMRDLAAKLQGKSGGKVEAEPDKSAESKWKKFWPGAAKS; this comes from the coding sequence ATGAGTAATGTCCTGAGAATCGCGTTGGTTGACCCCAACGACTCCACACGAGAAATGCTGAAAGCCATGCTGTTGGGCATGGACACAGTATGGTTGGAGGCGGATTGCTCTCGCTACGAGTTCTTTTCGGACATCATCGAGCAAACCGCTCCAGACGTCGGTGTGGTGACGCTGGACTCCGACGAAGACCGTGCGATTGCATTGGTGGAACGTCTCAGCAAAGAAGCCAAGGACACGGTGATCTTGGCGGCCAGTGAAAGTACGGATGGGCATTTGATCCTGCGGACCATCCGCAGTGGTGCTCGCGAGTTCCTGACGCTGCCGGTAACGAAAGACGATCTTGCCGCGGCTTTGGGGCGAGTGAGCCAGCAGAAGTTTGGTACTGCGGATGGTGGTGGGCGTTCATGTGAGGTCATCGCGATCGCGGGCGCCACCGGAGGTGTCGGAACGACCAGCGCATCAGTCAACCTTGGGTGCATTTTGGCGTCCGACAGCCGCAACAGCGTCGCCTTATTGGACTTGGATCTCGCATTGGGCGACGCTGACGTGTTTCTGGATGCAATTCCTGATTACACACTCGCCGATGTCGTTCAGAACATTTCTCGGCTAGACATCCAGTTGCTCAAACAGTCGTTGACGAAGCACAGTAGCGGCCTCTACCTCCTGCCTCGTCCCGTGGAACTTCATGACACGGCTTCCATCACCGATGAAAGTTTGCGTAAGGTCATCGGTCTGCTAAAAGCATCGTTCAGTCACTTGATCATCGACCTGTCAAAAACCTATAGTCCGGTCGACATGGCGGCAATCGAGGCCGCGTCCCGGGTGATTCTGATGACCCAGTTGGATTTGCCCTGTTTGCGTAACGTCGTGCGATTGATGATGAGTTTTGAGGAGATCGAGGGTCTGCAGTCCAAAGTCGAGATCGTGGTCAACCGGGCCGGTTTGGAGTCAGGTCAGATCAGCCTCAAAAAGGCGAAAGAAACACTTGGCCGCGAGGTGTATGCTTTGTTGCCCAACGACTATCGAACGATGGTCGAAGTCCGCAACAACGGAGTACCGTTGATCACTCAGGCACCAAAAGCGGCGATCACACAGGCCATGCGGGACTTGGCCGCAAAGCTGCAAGGCAAGTCCGGTGGCAAGGTGGAAGCGGAACCTGACAAGTCTGCCGAAAGCAAGTGGAAGAAGTTTTGGCCGGGCGCGGCAAAGTCGTAG
- a CDS encoding type II and III secretion system protein family protein, which produces MARFRKDAIAMETTLFSVRRVAASLVAGMIVMMSCGIVTAQDEDLQLTSHESGAANHLISQPVERMELLVKSSRIVTLEARIPRFQVHNEEVINATPVSQNQLQIYAKLPGSTQINLWDTEDKLYTVDVTVVADAREIEGILASQLPLATLRVMPVNASAIVNGYVTSVDDVDRAVAIVEQFYPTVVNNIKVIGVQQVLLHTRIMEVSRTKFRDLGLDFALSDSTSLLANGPGNLINIPQTTVGSVVTTAGERAANARIITGDFQGLITALRQDDLLKFLAEPTVIATHGRPARFTVGGKVPYIVPSGNGAVTVSYEEYGTSVDFLPFVVGPGRIRLEVRPEVKEPDDSRAVTVSGSQVTAFTQRYVETAVELEAGQTFAIAGLLQSRTESTIARTPFLGELPVLGALFRRSSERRNDIELLITVTPEIVDAMDPHEVPRGGPGLNSMSPNDHDFYLNGHIEVPNLLGGDGCSPDSGNQLMGDMTMGGGHGTHYPANTVVPSAEPAMIGDGVMLSSPAN; this is translated from the coding sequence ATGGCCAGGTTTCGCAAGGATGCAATCGCGATGGAAACGACACTTTTCTCGGTACGCCGGGTCGCCGCATCTCTCGTTGCCGGCATGATTGTGATGATGTCGTGTGGCATCGTGACGGCACAAGATGAAGACTTGCAGCTCACCTCGCACGAATCCGGTGCTGCAAATCATCTCATCAGCCAACCCGTTGAACGGATGGAGTTGCTGGTCAAATCGAGCCGCATCGTGACCTTGGAAGCACGGATTCCTCGTTTCCAAGTGCATAACGAGGAAGTGATCAATGCCACGCCGGTGTCGCAGAATCAATTGCAGATCTATGCAAAGCTGCCTGGCTCCACGCAGATCAATCTTTGGGATACCGAGGACAAGCTGTACACCGTCGACGTGACCGTTGTCGCGGACGCTCGAGAAATCGAGGGCATCTTGGCATCGCAATTGCCTTTGGCGACCCTGAGGGTCATGCCAGTCAATGCCAGTGCGATCGTCAATGGCTATGTCACCAGCGTCGATGATGTTGACCGTGCCGTTGCCATCGTCGAACAGTTTTACCCCACGGTTGTGAACAACATCAAAGTGATCGGGGTTCAGCAGGTCCTGCTGCACACGCGGATCATGGAAGTCTCTCGGACGAAGTTCCGTGACCTGGGTTTGGATTTTGCCCTGAGTGATTCAACGAGTCTGCTGGCCAATGGCCCCGGGAACTTGATCAACATTCCCCAGACCACTGTCGGCTCGGTCGTCACCACTGCTGGTGAGCGAGCAGCCAATGCCCGCATCATCACCGGTGACTTTCAAGGCTTGATCACCGCACTGCGTCAGGACGACTTGTTGAAATTCCTCGCCGAACCAACCGTGATCGCGACGCATGGACGCCCCGCTCGATTCACGGTTGGCGGTAAAGTCCCCTACATCGTGCCGTCGGGCAACGGTGCAGTCACCGTGTCCTACGAAGAGTACGGCACGTCGGTTGACTTCCTGCCGTTCGTCGTCGGACCAGGCCGGATTCGTTTGGAAGTGCGTCCCGAGGTCAAGGAGCCCGATGACTCGCGTGCCGTGACGGTCAGCGGAAGCCAAGTGACGGCGTTCACTCAACGCTATGTGGAGACCGCTGTTGAACTTGAGGCCGGTCAGACCTTTGCGATCGCAGGTTTGTTGCAGAGTCGAACGGAGTCCACCATCGCACGCACTCCCTTCCTTGGTGAGTTGCCTGTCTTGGGTGCCCTGTTCCGCCGCTCCTCCGAGCGTCGCAACGATATCGAGTTGCTGATCACCGTCACGCCCGAAATCGTTGACGCAATGGACCCACACGAAGTACCCCGTGGTGGCCCAGGTCTGAACTCGATGTCACCAAACGATCACGATTTCTACTTGAACGGACACATCGAAGTTCCCAACCTGCTCGGTGGCGACGGGTGCTCACCCGACTCGGGTAATCAACTGATGGGCGATATGACAATGGGCGGCGGACACGGAACTCATTACCCGGCCAATACCGTTGTACCGTCGGCCGAACCCGCAATGATCGGTGACGGGGTGATGCTATCCTCGCCTGCCAACTGA